Below is a window of Chryseobacterium arthrosphaerae DNA.
CCCACTGCATATTCATAGAAATTATCACCCGGTTTTACCGATTGATCCATGTATTTCGTCTCGATATAATGCTCACGGGAAGCCTCAGTCTTATCTTGTTTACAGGAAATAAAGCAACAGGCTGCAATTCCCAATGTTGCAATAGTCAGATTTTTTATTCTCATACGTCTGGTTAATAAAGTTTTATAATAGCATTTTGCCAATTACCTAAGCTATCAGTGTTTTCAAAATTATAATATTTTCTAATGGCATAAGGTATTTTCAAATTTATCAAAATATTGCAGATAAAACAGATAAGACAATAAAAATTAAATACTCTCTTTTATTCTGCTTTCAATAAACTTCATTGGTTGCCCAGGTCATTTTCATCGTAAAAAATCTTTAAATTTTGATTTATTTATTATTTTCAGTAATTGCTCTGCGCTCAGGTACCTTCCACAACCGATAACAATAATACAAAGAATACAGGCAACAATGAAAGTTACTGTATTTATAATCAAATAATTTCTTGAATTATAAACAATTGTCTAACAAATTAAAAGCAGTCTGTATTCCCCGTCATTCTCTACAGGTGCCCGATGCACACAAGGTAATGACGGCTGGTCCGGATGGTCTACTGCTAACCGCCAAAGATGCCCTGAGCCTAAATTGATGGGTTGGGCACCAGGATTCGCCTGATAATGCAGGTCAAAATAATTTTCTTTCAGAAACGCTTCAAACTCACTTTCAAGTCCGTTGTGAAGGGTTTTCAGTTTTTCCCGGATCTCAGGAATTAAGATTTTCTGCACTGCCTGATCATTGGGGATAATATCACTCGCTGCCCCGTGATAGGTACATAAAAAAGTATCTGTCCCTATGGGTGAACGATCCACATGATAAGAATATACATCTGTGGAGATAAAGTCGAATTCATCATCCCGTTCGTAGCATTTAAGCAGGTTAAGAGAAGGCTGCGCTCCGAGATCACTTAATAATTGCAGATCATTTAAAATAATTTCCCTTGCTGTGTTTCCGTTTTCCGATAACTGCAGTGCTGAAAGATCTTCCCGGGAAATTTCTGTAATATTCTCTTCCAACTGAAGTTTCGACACGATTTCCTTAAAATCTCCATCCAGATTCCTGTACCAGCAGGCCGCATTCAGCATTCCGCGGAAGCGGGTGTTCACAAGTTCAGAGAAAGTGGAAACCACTTTTACCTGATGGCTGTCAGAAAATGTATTGCTCATAGGGGAAAATTATCCGGTATTTTTAATTTCAGCAAAAATAGTGAACAATCGGATAAGTACAGGATTAAAATCTTTTTCAATAAAGGATTAGT
It encodes the following:
- a CDS encoding DUF1826 domain-containing protein encodes the protein MSNTFSDSHQVKVVSTFSELVNTRFRGMLNAACWYRNLDGDFKEIVSKLQLEENITEISREDLSALQLSENGNTAREIILNDLQLLSDLGAQPSLNLLKCYERDDEFDFISTDVYSYHVDRSPIGTDTFLCTYHGAASDIIPNDQAVQKILIPEIREKLKTLHNGLESEFEAFLKENYFDLHYQANPGAQPINLGSGHLWRLAVDHPDQPSLPCVHRAPVENDGEYRLLLIC